One window from the genome of Verrucomicrobiia bacterium encodes:
- a CDS encoding polysaccharide pyruvyl transferase family protein, with translation MKVGIITVHSVPNYGAVLQAYALATYLQKTGRTVHTIDYRQPQLEEMYRLRWKLPPPVNHWIRLRRNTRFVESQLPLSPRRYRSVDEFIPDVGNYDAFIAGSDQVWFTGPVQYFDPMFFLNFPVNGQRKISYAASSGGTTAFGEFESQVKNALADFDHVGVRDSHTANLVAPLSPSVPVQVVDPVFLCDFGDLIDPKPPLSEPYLLVFGDFTRGLGPALQKIIEATGLKTVVSLQYPCHQATKRIPSPGPAEWLSWFRHASFVVTSYFHGTAIAAKFERPFISIPTPGRRIKVATMLDWMHLSSRCLLDSPSPEAAAALAIQPIDWNRSRAALQEQIKVSQQFIETALK, from the coding sequence ATGAAAGTCGGCATCATTACTGTTCATTCCGTTCCCAATTACGGGGCGGTTCTCCAAGCCTACGCCCTGGCAACCTACCTTCAGAAAACCGGGCGGACGGTTCATACGATTGATTATCGACAGCCGCAACTTGAAGAGATGTATCGCTTGCGCTGGAAGTTGCCGCCGCCCGTCAACCATTGGATCCGCCTGCGCCGAAACACGCGGTTCGTGGAAAGCCAGTTGCCGCTCAGCCCGCGAAGATATCGTTCGGTTGATGAATTCATCCCGGACGTTGGCAATTACGACGCCTTTATCGCAGGCAGCGATCAGGTTTGGTTCACGGGGCCGGTCCAATATTTCGATCCCATGTTCTTCCTGAACTTTCCGGTGAACGGACAACGGAAGATCAGTTATGCCGCAAGTTCGGGCGGAACCACAGCCTTCGGTGAGTTCGAATCGCAGGTTAAGAACGCATTGGCGGACTTCGATCATGTGGGTGTGCGCGATTCGCACACGGCGAACCTCGTGGCGCCACTCTCTCCCAGTGTCCCCGTTCAGGTGGTCGATCCCGTCTTCCTTTGCGACTTTGGGGATTTGATCGATCCCAAGCCGCCGCTGAGCGAACCCTATCTTCTGGTGTTCGGCGACTTCACGCGCGGGCTTGGTCCGGCTCTCCAGAAGATCATCGAGGCAACCGGGCTGAAGACGGTCGTCTCTTTGCAATATCCCTGTCACCAGGCAACAAAGCGGATTCCTTCCCCCGGACCCGCCGAGTGGCTGTCATGGTTTCGCCACGCGTCTTTCGTCGTTACCAGCTATTTCCATGGAACGGCGATCGCCGCCAAATTCGAACGGCCCTTCATTTCCATCCCAACCCCGGGACGGCGAATCAAAGTAGCCACTATGCTGGATTGGATGCATTTGTCTTCGCGTTGCCTGTTGGACTCCCCTTCACCTGAAGCGGCAGCCGCCCTGGCCATCCAGCCTATTGATTGGAACCGATCCCGTGCCGCTCTGCAGGAGCAAATAAAGGTTTCGCAGCAGTTCATTGAAACTGCTTTGAAATAG
- a CDS encoding glycosyltransferase family 4 protein: MKIAVWHNLPSGGGKRALFHHVEGLLAQGHKVEAWCPPTADQTYLPLSQLCRENVVPLASRAGGRKVRWRPVSAMTARLGAMDEHCLLCAADIQSKGFDLLFANSCAAFAVSPIARHVQIPSVIYLGEPFRHLYECMPGSQHGAGFPWAALPERAGQSRSRYFKSQLADLLGKRALRLQVREEIRNAKAFSTILVNSLFSRETVLRTYGLESRVCYLGVDVKGFKPTGEPKEGFVVGLGGLYAAKGPDRALRALATIPDAARPPFLWIGNMSPSSGYAKSLADLARSLQVRWETRIRVPDAELVSILSRASVLLYTPRLEPFGLAPLEANACGTSVVGIAEGGLRESIHHGANGRLVNHFDPDELGRLVAELTGSRELAREEGANARRHVENHWAAASGMARLTNELSRTLEDFRRIPGMKSNRADITVQNGPATHKATLAMP, from the coding sequence ATGAAGATTGCAGTTTGGCACAACCTACCCAGCGGCGGCGGAAAACGGGCGTTGTTCCACCACGTCGAGGGTTTGCTCGCCCAGGGGCACAAGGTGGAAGCGTGGTGTCCGCCGACCGCCGACCAGACATACCTCCCGCTCTCACAATTGTGCCGCGAGAATGTCGTTCCATTGGCGTCGCGGGCGGGGGGCAGGAAGGTGCGATGGCGGCCCGTCAGCGCGATGACCGCGCGTTTGGGAGCGATGGATGAACATTGCCTTTTGTGCGCCGCTGACATCCAATCAAAAGGCTTCGATCTATTATTCGCGAATTCGTGTGCCGCCTTCGCAGTATCGCCCATCGCGCGGCATGTTCAGATTCCTTCCGTCATTTATCTCGGGGAACCTTTTCGGCATTTGTACGAATGCATGCCGGGCTCGCAGCACGGAGCCGGTTTTCCATGGGCGGCGCTTCCCGAGCGCGCAGGTCAATCACGCAGTCGTTACTTCAAGTCGCAACTCGCTGACCTGCTCGGCAAACGCGCGCTGCGGCTCCAGGTGAGGGAGGAAATCAGAAATGCGAAAGCATTTTCCACAATCCTGGTGAATTCTCTTTTCAGCCGGGAAACCGTGTTGCGAACGTATGGACTGGAAAGCCGCGTCTGTTATCTGGGCGTCGATGTGAAAGGCTTCAAGCCTACGGGAGAACCGAAGGAAGGCTTTGTTGTCGGGCTCGGAGGTCTGTATGCGGCCAAGGGTCCCGACCGGGCGTTGCGTGCGCTGGCGACGATTCCCGACGCCGCGCGTCCGCCATTTCTGTGGATCGGCAACATGTCTCCCAGTTCAGGGTATGCGAAATCCCTCGCGGACCTTGCGCGCTCGCTTCAGGTGCGTTGGGAGACCAGGATCCGCGTTCCCGATGCGGAATTGGTGTCGATCCTGAGCCGCGCCAGCGTCCTGCTTTACACGCCGCGCTTGGAGCCATTTGGTTTGGCACCGCTCGAAGCCAACGCCTGCGGGACGAGTGTCGTCGGTATCGCAGAAGGCGGGTTGCGCGAGTCCATCCACCACGGAGCCAATGGCCGACTCGTGAATCACTTCGACCCCGACGAACTCGGGCGGCTTGTGGCTGAGCTCACAGGGTCAAGGGAACTTGCGCGGGAGGAGGGAGCGAATGCCCGGCGCCACGTGGAAAACCATTGGGCCGCGGCATCCGGAATGGCGCGATTAACGAATGAATTATCCCGGACTCTGGAAGATTTCCGGAGAATCCCCGGCATGAAAAGCAACCGTGCGGATATCACGGTGCAGAACGGCCCGGCAACTCACAAGGCGACGCTGGCAATGCCGTAA
- a CDS encoding glycosyltransferase family 4 protein gives MRPSILFLCTAPPLGNSGAGVRTRQIAKTLHSLGQVTIVGISNRPWSKEQIAQAKAEFDVARTITYQPWPHVGFSGRVRQVLDPQYLNSNAVQVAPSDREFVDDLIRQRDVTWIHTLKIANSFQRLHWNRSVMDVDDIPSRYHTLAAAQAATVGAKLKRWRNAFAEKRRERLCLDRFDVLTVCKESDREHFDNDPRVHVVPNGFATPESVAPRSIVPGQPRLGMIGHFEHLPNLDGLKWFASEVWPHVRSKVPSAELRLVGKGSDSLSQKLNVPQIKGLGFVHDVAQEMATWSGMIVPTRLGGGTHLKVAEGLARRVPIVMTPHGARGYDVSHGCEALIAESSSEFAIACQRILLDPALGNRLAEAGWRLFNTRYSWESIAPTIAATVDHCLALNPKLADAALS, from the coding sequence ATGAGGCCATCGATTCTTTTTCTTTGCACAGCACCTCCGCTGGGAAACAGCGGAGCCGGCGTCAGAACCCGGCAAATCGCGAAGACGCTTCACAGCCTTGGACAGGTGACGATAGTTGGAATTTCGAATCGTCCGTGGTCCAAGGAACAGATCGCACAAGCAAAGGCGGAATTCGACGTTGCGCGAACCATCACGTATCAACCCTGGCCGCACGTGGGCTTTTCCGGGCGCGTTCGCCAGGTTCTGGATCCCCAATATTTAAACTCCAACGCGGTCCAGGTTGCCCCGTCGGACCGGGAGTTTGTCGATGACCTGATTCGCCAGCGCGATGTCACGTGGATTCATACGCTCAAAATCGCCAATTCGTTTCAGCGGCTTCATTGGAACAGGTCAGTGATGGATGTGGATGACATACCGAGCCGATACCACACCCTCGCCGCGGCGCAGGCTGCCACTGTCGGTGCGAAGCTCAAACGCTGGCGGAACGCTTTTGCCGAAAAGCGTCGCGAGAGGTTGTGTCTGGATCGCTTCGATGTCCTCACCGTGTGCAAGGAAAGCGATCGCGAGCACTTCGACAATGACCCGCGCGTTCACGTCGTGCCGAATGGGTTCGCCACGCCGGAATCGGTCGCGCCCAGAAGTATCGTCCCAGGGCAGCCGCGGCTTGGAATGATTGGACATTTTGAGCACCTTCCGAATCTGGACGGCTTGAAATGGTTCGCGAGCGAGGTCTGGCCGCACGTTCGCAGCAAGGTTCCATCGGCCGAGCTCCGTTTGGTTGGAAAAGGCAGCGACTCCCTCTCGCAAAAGTTGAACGTCCCGCAGATCAAGGGGCTGGGCTTTGTCCACGATGTGGCACAGGAGATGGCGACCTGGTCGGGAATGATTGTCCCCACCCGTCTTGGCGGAGGTACGCACCTGAAAGTCGCTGAAGGGCTGGCGCGGCGAGTGCCAATCGTGATGACTCCTCACGGCGCCCGAGGATACGATGTCTCTCACGGGTGCGAAGCGCTGATTGCAGAAAGTAGTTCGGAGTTTGCGATCGCCTGCCAGCGTATCCTGCTGGATCCGGCCCTGGGAAATCGCCTCGCGGAGGCTGGATGGAGGTTGTTCAACACACGCTATTCGTGGGAATCCATTGCCCCTACGATCGCTGCGACAGTCGATCATTGCCTAGCATTGAATCCGAAGTTGGCTGATGCCGCTCTTTCATGA
- a CDS encoding glycosyltransferase family A protein, whose amino-acid sequence MSTDRSICVVIPTFNRSQLVALAIRSVLSQTHPPSEIIVVDDGSTDDTSAVLAKFADRIRVIRQENGGLSAARNTGIQAARSEWVSFLDDDDEYAPDRLAIASASIEKHPTADAHLTNTAIVAQDGPELNLFKIRGVESGQLMKLERPLTWVLRGCFFAQSLVARRKTLQEIGLFRKTFYEDMDLFVRLARQAQWIVDERPALRLIRRQNTSAMSDDWRSKPVTRCEALIRIHREALNHPNITPAELQVVRTGLATHLFDLGTALTFSGNASTARIHFSEAARTFPARHSRIKATAAGIGGKPVLKLLQKIAQRRRGLIR is encoded by the coding sequence GTGTCCACTGATCGATCCATCTGCGTTGTCATTCCGACGTTCAATCGTTCGCAACTTGTCGCGCTTGCCATCCGCAGCGTCCTCTCGCAAACGCATCCCCCTTCTGAAATCATCGTCGTCGACGACGGTTCCACTGACGATACATCCGCAGTGCTTGCAAAATTCGCGGATCGAATCCGGGTGATCCGGCAGGAAAACGGCGGGTTGAGTGCGGCGCGAAACACGGGAATCCAGGCAGCTCGGTCAGAATGGGTTTCATTTCTTGATGACGACGACGAATACGCTCCTGATCGGCTAGCAATTGCGTCGGCGAGCATCGAGAAACATCCCACGGCGGATGCTCACCTCACAAACACCGCGATTGTCGCGCAGGACGGGCCCGAACTAAACCTGTTCAAAATTCGCGGGGTGGAGTCGGGTCAGCTAATGAAACTGGAACGGCCGCTGACCTGGGTGCTGCGCGGCTGCTTTTTCGCGCAGTCATTGGTTGCCCGCCGCAAAACTCTGCAGGAGATCGGGCTGTTTCGGAAAACGTTTTATGAAGACATGGACTTGTTTGTGCGCCTCGCGCGGCAGGCACAATGGATCGTCGATGAACGCCCTGCCCTGCGCTTGATCCGACGACAAAACACGAGCGCCATGTCCGACGACTGGCGTTCCAAGCCGGTGACGCGATGTGAGGCCCTGATTCGAATTCATCGCGAAGCCCTCAATCATCCAAACATCACGCCCGCCGAACTTCAGGTAGTGCGAACGGGACTGGCAACGCACCTCTTCGATCTTGGGACCGCGTTGACCTTCAGTGGAAACGCCAGCACGGCACGGATTCACTTTTCTGAAGCGGCGCGAACGTTCCCCGCCCGCCATAGCCGGATTAAAGCAACAGCGGCGGGGATTGGAGGGAAACCGGTATTGAAGCTCCTTCAGAAGATCGCGCAGCGACGGCGGGGTCTCATTCGTTGA
- a CDS encoding glycosyltransferase family 2 protein, translating into MNVSIIICTRNRADSLRQTLQNFRVVLPLEHGTAEVIIADNGSTDGTQEVAQRAEIPGFEVRYVFEPNRGQVNARHAGMAVASGQIIVFTDDDVRPSPGWLRSLVEPIAADRADATVGTVRIAPHLLRSWMTSTHRGMLTSTENLNRQEPEAMVGANMAFSRNVLTRVPGFDPELGPGRLGFWDDSLFSFQVKRAGFRLRMAVEAEMEHHFLPDRLSRAALLDRAKGEGESEAYVAWHWKHQSIESPTYHAGRAALRLFMKRVLAAGKNIQSEGLELWELNLIRRIAYLRHLNHERRRTPNYQPYGLVKISAPPQGGRISSQDALSAAASTTN; encoded by the coding sequence ATGAATGTTTCGATCATCATCTGCACTCGCAACCGCGCGGATTCTCTGCGCCAAACGCTGCAGAACTTCCGGGTTGTCCTCCCGTTGGAACACGGGACGGCCGAGGTGATTATCGCCGACAATGGTTCCACGGATGGAACACAGGAAGTCGCTCAGCGGGCCGAGATTCCAGGCTTCGAGGTGAGGTACGTGTTCGAACCTAACCGCGGCCAGGTTAATGCCCGGCACGCAGGAATGGCCGTCGCCAGCGGTCAGATCATCGTCTTTACCGACGACGACGTTCGACCGAGCCCGGGCTGGCTGCGGTCGCTCGTCGAGCCGATTGCCGCGGATCGTGCCGACGCCACGGTGGGTACGGTTCGCATTGCGCCGCATCTGTTGCGTAGTTGGATGACGTCGACTCATCGGGGCATGCTGACCTCCACAGAAAACCTCAATCGGCAAGAACCTGAAGCCATGGTGGGCGCGAACATGGCGTTTTCCCGCAACGTTTTGACGCGAGTACCAGGATTCGATCCCGAGCTTGGACCGGGAAGGCTTGGATTCTGGGATGACTCGCTGTTTTCGTTTCAGGTGAAACGCGCAGGGTTTCGTCTGCGGATGGCCGTTGAAGCCGAGATGGAGCATCATTTTTTACCCGATCGGCTTTCGCGAGCGGCGCTGTTGGATCGAGCCAAGGGCGAAGGGGAGTCGGAAGCCTATGTGGCGTGGCACTGGAAGCATCAATCCATCGAGTCGCCCACGTATCACGCCGGTCGTGCGGCTTTAAGGCTCTTTATGAAGCGGGTACTCGCCGCCGGAAAGAACATCCAATCGGAAGGATTGGAACTCTGGGAATTGAACCTCATTCGAAGAATCGCATATCTCCGGCATCTCAACCACGAACGCAGACGAACTCCTAATTACCAGCCCTACGGCCTGGTCAAGATCTCCGCGCCCCCGCAAGGCGGGAGGATCTCATCGCAAGATGCCTTGAGCGCCGCCGCTTCCACGACCAATTAG
- a CDS encoding glycosyltransferase encodes MVAHSTNELTRPVWSVMIPAYNPPAEWFKQALDSVLQQSLSPAEMQIEVVDDCSPTVSVQEWVRRIAGDRIGYSRTPKNLGLAGCWNYCIERARGTWVHLLHQDDYILPGFYAALGRAAEAHPSVNLMATRAHLVDSAGVSKTTTPRIPDLETGGTAVEDFFYTTPIQCPAIVVRRSFYEAHGGFRNDLTFSLDCEMWTRVISKGGGVVLPEILAAYRMTDVNQSSRLSRTAEGLRDLQRLHRIFSERHQRFDPKKGAREICEIAWKRFQFYNSRGDIEAANANFEFWNLFAPASMRLRKSARSLPARLKRLVR; translated from the coding sequence ATGGTTGCGCATTCAACAAATGAGCTTACGCGGCCGGTTTGGTCGGTGATGATCCCCGCGTACAATCCGCCCGCAGAGTGGTTCAAGCAGGCCTTGGACAGCGTTCTGCAACAATCGCTTTCGCCGGCCGAAATGCAGATTGAAGTGGTGGACGATTGTTCACCAACAGTATCCGTCCAGGAATGGGTGCGACGAATTGCAGGAGATCGCATCGGCTACAGCCGCACCCCGAAGAATCTTGGGCTCGCGGGTTGTTGGAACTACTGCATCGAACGCGCACGCGGCACCTGGGTTCACCTGCTGCATCAGGACGATTACATCCTGCCCGGATTCTATGCAGCGTTGGGGCGGGCGGCGGAAGCGCACCCTTCCGTAAACCTGATGGCCACACGCGCGCATCTGGTCGATTCCGCGGGTGTGTCGAAAACGACAACGCCGAGAATTCCGGACCTGGAAACAGGCGGGACTGCTGTTGAAGACTTCTTTTACACCACTCCGATTCAATGCCCGGCAATCGTCGTCAGGCGTTCATTTTATGAGGCACACGGTGGATTTCGAAACGACCTGACCTTCTCGCTCGACTGTGAGATGTGGACGCGGGTCATCAGCAAGGGAGGCGGCGTGGTTCTGCCGGAAATTCTTGCGGCTTACCGCATGACGGACGTTAACCAATCGAGCCGGTTGAGTCGCACTGCGGAGGGTTTGCGCGACCTGCAACGCCTCCATCGAATCTTTTCGGAACGGCATCAGAGGTTCGACCCAAAAAAGGGGGCACGCGAAATCTGTGAGATCGCGTGGAAGCGCTTCCAGTTCTACAACAGCAGGGGCGACATCGAAGCCGCCAATGCGAATTTTGAATTCTGGAACTTGTTTGCACCCGCTTCCATGCGGCTGCGCAAATCCGCGCGGTCCCTCCCCGCCCGGCTCAAAAGACTGGTTCGTTGA
- a CDS encoding glycosyltransferase family 2 protein, which produces MTISIIICTRDRADSLRMTLQSIASAEIPAGWSAELLVVDNGSTDHTSQVLQNAVCNNLRLRHVMEPTPGQCFARNRGLKEATGDVIVFTDDDVRVPSNWIEGMCRPIADGRCDAVAGGIVFPPHIAHRMSRPPLVLLRAWFASSDYLDPEKPVNMIGANMAFHRRVLSKVRAFDTQLGPGALGFFDEALFSWQMTAAGFRLKGSLDVAVEHHFDTTRLTRDSLLTLARKMGRSRAYIFHHWKQQRSRMIVPRLTWAELQLAWARILDRNGRLAGRLPSIEVIRQEEMRAFCREYLVQRKGPARYAVSGTAEVQAEPASTVCPSPAMANGRGSR; this is translated from the coding sequence GTGACCATTTCCATCATCATTTGCACGCGCGACCGGGCGGACAGCTTGCGCATGACACTGCAATCGATCGCATCTGCGGAAATTCCTGCCGGTTGGTCCGCCGAATTGTTGGTCGTGGACAATGGCTCCACCGATCACACCTCGCAGGTCTTGCAAAATGCCGTCTGCAACAATCTCCGCCTCCGCCACGTGATGGAGCCGACGCCCGGGCAATGCTTCGCCCGAAATCGCGGCCTTAAGGAAGCCACAGGCGACGTTATCGTGTTCACCGACGATGACGTCCGGGTTCCGTCCAATTGGATCGAGGGCATGTGCCGGCCGATCGCAGACGGACGCTGTGATGCCGTTGCCGGCGGAATTGTCTTTCCTCCGCACATCGCCCATCGCATGTCGCGCCCGCCCCTCGTCCTGTTGCGCGCCTGGTTCGCTTCGAGCGACTATCTCGATCCCGAAAAACCAGTGAACATGATCGGGGCGAACATGGCGTTTCATCGTCGCGTATTGAGTAAAGTCCGGGCCTTCGATACGCAACTCGGACCCGGTGCACTCGGGTTCTTTGATGAAGCCCTGTTCTCCTGGCAAATGACGGCGGCGGGTTTTCGTTTGAAGGGATCGTTGGACGTTGCCGTGGAACATCATTTTGACACAACACGACTGACGCGGGATTCGCTGCTCACACTGGCGCGCAAAATGGGAAGATCCCGCGCCTATATCTTTCATCATTGGAAGCAGCAACGTTCGCGCATGATCGTGCCCCGGTTGACCTGGGCTGAGCTCCAACTCGCCTGGGCGCGAATCCTGGATCGGAACGGCCGATTGGCGGGCCGCTTGCCGTCGATCGAAGTCATCCGTCAGGAGGAAATGAGGGCGTTTTGCCGCGAATATCTGGTCCAGCGAAAAGGTCCCGCTCGTTACGCCGTTTCCGGAACGGCTGAGGTCCAGGCAGAACCGGCTTCGACCGTTTGTCCGTCACCGGCGATGGCCAATGGGAGAGGCAGCCGATGA